The nucleotide window CGAACAGATTCCACTTTGGATCGACAAACAAGTAGTAGCCCCACAGCATCATCAGCCCCACTAAAACCAGCAACGGGATGGGATAATGTGTAATACCACGAGACAACAACAAACCTAACGCCATGGTGGCAACCACCGCCAACAACAGTTCGTAGACCGTTTCTTTGTGCAGATTAGGTTTATCGATTAAGAACTTAGCGGTGAACACTGGAGCAACGAACGCAAGTGGCCAGTTAATCCACGCCGCCAAAAATACAGCCAACGTGACCCCGACGGTATACCGCAGGATCCGTTGCTGTGTTTGTTGGTCTAGTACGGGCTTATCGGACATAAGACAATACGCTAATAAATCGAATCCAAAGCTTGCCTATCGCATTGAAAACAAAGTTATCGCCGCTATAAACAATCACATCTGCCTGACCGCCTACACGTAACATGCCTTGCATGGTGTCACGCTCAAACTCGATGGTGATTGGAAGCATTTGAGTTTGGCGCAACCAGCCCGTTTGTTGGCTAGCTTGAGCAAGCTTACCCGCTTGATCGTTCTGCCCCCAATCAACACCCCAATCGATGCTGCTGACACGGCCTTTGACAATCTGACCTGGAGCAAAATCGAGAGCGACTTCCACTTCATCACCTACCGCAACATTGCCTAAGCTGTTCTCACGGTAATAAGCTTCGATCCAGATGTCTTCCGTCGAGACAAACGTCATAATCGCTTGGCCTGCCGAAGCATAGAATCCTTCAGAAAGACTAAAGTTAGACACACCACCTTGAGTCGGCGCTTTGATAACGGTACGTTCAAGGTTTAGCTGAGCCTGTTCCAACGCCAATAAGGCCGCTTTCACTTGGCTGTTCTCTTCACCCTCTTTACCCATCTGCTGCTTGGCACGTTCCAAATCCGCTTCAGCGTTAGTCACGCCAGCACGAGAAGTTGCTAACGCAGCTCTAGCCTCATCAGCGTCCGACTTAGACATCACGCCTTTTTCAGCCATTTCCAGAACACGTTTCGCTTGGAGCTGAGTGTTTTGTTTCTCAACCAGAGCAGAAGTTAATTTAGCTTGTGCAGAAGCGATGTTGGCGGTTTGAGCACCGACATTCTGCCCAGCAATCTCAAGATTTTGCTCGGCTTGTTGCACCGCAATTCGGTAATCAGATTCATCAAGAATCGCGAGTGTGTCACCTTGATTAACCAATTGATTCGGCTTAACTAAGATATCAAGCACTTTGCCTGACACTTCAGGTTTAATAGGAACGATGTAACCCTTCACGCGGGCATTATCGGTGATGGGTATAATTCGATCAGCAACAATGCTGAACAGCAGCGTAAATGCCACAAACCCAAGCAGGTAGTTGGTTACCTTTCTTACCTTATCCTTGCCATTCTCTGGTTGGCTACTTTCTTCATTGTCGTCTTGCTTGTTCCCTTTAACTTCAGACATGGAACTCCCTTCTCAATAACTAACATCAACAAAATTAATATCTTAAAAATAAACCTGACCATGGAAAACTCAAGTAAATAGGGTTAGATTTACTAAACAAAGTGTCGTAAATGATATGCACGTCCAATTATGTATCAATGCACAAGGATTGATTGATCATGGCCAACAGCTCTTATCAAGTACCCGTTATACAAACCAGTTACGCCAAGATCTTAGTCCAAATTTTTACTGACTATGGATTAGACCTACACAAACTGCTCGAAGACTCGGGCCTACCACCTGATCTTATTGAGTCAGAAAGTGACTTTGTGCCGTCGGAATCCATCAAACGATTGATTTATCTGACCTCATCACAATTGGGCGTTTCTCGATTTACGGATGTACTTGGTCTTGCGTTCAGACGAAGAATCATCCCATACGTCTTGCATCAATTTACCGAGTTCGACACCATTGGCGACTCGTTAAAACACATCAACACGATCTTCTCTTATGACTCGCCCGGCAGTAGTGTCGATTTCGTTGTTGAACATGGCCAAAGCTGGTTTTGCCGAACATCGCCTGATGAGCCTTCATCGATGTTCCAATGGGGCGAAGTATTTGCCATCACCTACATCATTGAGCTAATCACGATTCTGTCTCACTCACCTTGGCAACCTACCAAGATACGTTTGCAAGGACATGACACCGACATCGTCAAAACACTTGTTCCGAGCAATTGCCAACTGTTCATCGACCACAGTTCAACCGCGGTGATGATCCCTGATGAGCTCCTACAGCTTCCCATTCGTCTCACCGCCAAAGACTTAAGCAATAAGCCCGCGATCATTGAGTGGCACACAAGCTTTACTGACAGCGTTTATGAGTTACTTAAGCCTTACATGAAAGAGCAAGACCTCTCACTTGAAGAGGCCGCAGAGCTGCTTAATTTCTCGGTAAGAACCTTTCAGCGTAAGCTTAAAAACGAAAACACCACCTACCGAAAAATCAAAGAGAATCTGATGTTTTCTGTAGCCTGTGAGCTAATGGAAGAAGGTCACACGCTGACTTACATCTCTAGCCAACTGGGTTACACCAACATCTCGCATTTCTCGAGAGCCTTTAAACGGGTGTCTGGTCTTACTCCGAAGATTTACCAACGCTCGATATCGGCTTAGACACCGTTAAGTTCGTTAGCTAAATAGATTACCCAAGCACAATCGGAGCTGGGATGCCTGAATTCGAACTACACACCCTATTTCGACCATTCCCTTTGGCACGATAAAGCGCCCTATCCGCACTACGATAGGTCGCTTCAGCTTGCGCCTGTATTTCAGACACACCGCTGCTCACGGTTAGGTTCAAGGTCGTGCCTTTGGTAATCACTTCTTTCAATCGATACATGGCTTCAAACGCATCGGCCAAGTTGGTTTCTGGCATTAAGATGGCAAACTCTTCACCACCAACACGAGCCACAATGTCAGTATCACGACTGTTGTTTCTCAATAGTTCTGCGACCTCTTTAAGTGCCGCGTCACCCTGGTCATGGCCGTGATTATCGTTAATGGATTTAAAGTGGTCCAAGTCGATCAGCGCGAGACAAGAATGCGTGTAACCGTAACGCTCCGCGAGGTTTGAGTAGTGGTTTAGATCTTTATCGAAACGACGTCGGTTCCAACAGCCTGTGAGGGAGTCTGTTTCCACCAGCATTCTTAATCGACGCTCTAAGATCTTGCGTCGGCTGATGTCGGTAAAAGTGACCACGTATTTTTCGTTATTCGGCAATAACTCTGTGAGCTTTTCGACAACCACGTTGACCGTAAAATGTTCACCAAGTCGGCTGACACCACTCAGCTCACCTTTCCATCTGTGATTTTGCTTAAGCGAAGTGGCAATGGTCGATATCAAGACACTGTTGTTCATAAAGCAGAGGTCAGAAATAGGACGCGCTTCGACTTGGTCAAATGCATAACCAGAGACTCTAGAGAACTGCTGATTAACCTGAATTATTCTTAACTGACTGTCGAGAATAATAAAACCGGCAACACCATCAATGATCGCCTCAGACAAGCTGTTTTGGCTCTGAGTCATTTCGTGTCGATACAGGCGTGCGGTGATCAGTGTGCTAAGAAGGAACAACGCGCACACAGAAAAAACCATAGCTGCGGTAGAAGCAATGCTCAGCAACCACAAGCTAACTAAAGTATTTAGGACAAGTGCAGACACCACGTACAACGGGGCTCTGCGGTCAAAATTCAACTTGTTCATAATGTGCTCGGGTGATGGACAGAGCGCTATAATGACTAAGTTTTATAAACAATATTTACCATTTTACGACACATACAAATTCAAATTATATGAGTA belongs to Vibrio cyclitrophicus and includes:
- a CDS encoding HlyD family secretion protein; amino-acid sequence: MSEVKGNKQDDNEESSQPENGKDKVRKVTNYLLGFVAFTLLFSIVADRIIPITDNARVKGYIVPIKPEVSGKVLDILVKPNQLVNQGDTLAILDESDYRIAVQQAEQNLEIAGQNVGAQTANIASAQAKLTSALVEKQNTQLQAKRVLEMAEKGVMSKSDADEARAALATSRAGVTNAEADLERAKQQMGKEGEENSQVKAALLALEQAQLNLERTVIKAPTQGGVSNFSLSEGFYASAGQAIMTFVSTEDIWIEAYYRENSLGNVAVGDEVEVALDFAPGQIVKGRVSSIDWGVDWGQNDQAGKLAQASQQTGWLRQTQMLPITIEFERDTMQGMLRVGGQADVIVYSGDNFVFNAIGKLWIRFISVLSYVR
- a CDS encoding sensor domain-containing diguanylate cyclase; amino-acid sequence: MNKLNFDRRAPLYVVSALVLNTLVSLWLLSIASTAAMVFSVCALFLLSTLITARLYRHEMTQSQNSLSEAIIDGVAGFIILDSQLRIIQVNQQFSRVSGYAFDQVEARPISDLCFMNNSVLISTIATSLKQNHRWKGELSGVSRLGEHFTVNVVVEKLTELLPNNEKYVVTFTDISRRKILERRLRMLVETDSLTGCWNRRRFDKDLNHYSNLAERYGYTHSCLALIDLDHFKSINDNHGHDQGDAALKEVAELLRNNSRDTDIVARVGGEEFAILMPETNLADAFEAMYRLKEVITKGTTLNLTVSSGVSEIQAQAEATYRSADRALYRAKGNGRNRVCSSNSGIPAPIVLG
- a CDS encoding helix-turn-helix domain-containing protein, producing MANSSYQVPVIQTSYAKILVQIFTDYGLDLHKLLEDSGLPPDLIESESDFVPSESIKRLIYLTSSQLGVSRFTDVLGLAFRRRIIPYVLHQFTEFDTIGDSLKHINTIFSYDSPGSSVDFVVEHGQSWFCRTSPDEPSSMFQWGEVFAITYIIELITILSHSPWQPTKIRLQGHDTDIVKTLVPSNCQLFIDHSSTAVMIPDELLQLPIRLTAKDLSNKPAIIEWHTSFTDSVYELLKPYMKEQDLSLEEAAELLNFSVRTFQRKLKNENTTYRKIKENLMFSVACELMEEGHTLTYISSQLGYTNISHFSRAFKRVSGLTPKIYQRSISA